In Mustela erminea isolate mMusErm1 chromosome 8, mMusErm1.Pri, whole genome shotgun sequence, a genomic segment contains:
- the SF3B1 gene encoding splicing factor 3B subunit 1 isoform X2: MNARTYMDVMREQHLTKEEREIRQQLAEKAKAGELKVVNGAAASQPPSKRKRRWDQTADQTPGATPKKLSSWDQAETPGHTPSLRWDETPGRAKGSETPGATPGSKIWDPTPSHTPAGAATPGRGDTPGHATPGHGGATSSARKNRWDETPKTERDTPGHGSGWAETPRTDRGGDSIGETPTPGASKRKSRWDETPASQMGGSTPVLTPGKTPIGTPAMNMATPTPGHIMSMTPEQLQAWRWEREIDERNRPLSDEELDAMFPEGYKVLPPPAGYVPIRTPARKLTATPTPLGGMTGFHMQTEDRTMKSVNDQPSGNLPFLKPDDIQYFDKLLVDVDESTLSPEEQKERKIMKLLLKIKNGTPPMRKAALRQITDKAREFGAGPLFNQILPLLMSPTLEDQERHLLVKVIDRILYKLDDLVRPYVHKILVVIEPLLIDEDYYARVEGREIISNLAKAAGLATMISTMRPDIDNMDEYVRNTTARAFAVVASALGIPSLLPFLKAVCKSKKSWQARHTGIKIVQQIAILMGCAILPHLRSLVEIIEHGLVDEQQKVRTISALAIAALAEAATPYGIESFDSVLKPLWKGIRQHRGKGLAAFLKAIGYLIPLMDAEYANYYTREVMLILIREFQSPDEEMKKIVLKVVKQCCGTDGVEANYIKTEILPPFFKHFWQHRMALDRRNYRQLVDTTVELANKVGAAEIISRIVDDLKDEAEQYRKMVMETIEKIMGNLGAADIDHKLEEQLIDGILYAFQEQTTEDSVMLNGFGTVVNALGKRVKPYLPQICGTVLWRLNNKSAKVRQQAADLISRTAVVMKTCQEEKLMGHLGVVLYEYLGEEYPEVLGSILGALKAIVNVIGMHKMTPPIKDLLPRLTPILKNRHEKVQENCIDLVGRIADRGAEYVSAREWMRICFELLELLKAHKKAIRRATVNTFGYIAKAIGPHDVLATLLNNLKVQERQNRVCTTVAIAIVAETCSPFTVLPALMNEYRVPELNVQNGVLKSLSFLFEYIGEMGKDYIYAVTPLLEDALMDRDLVHRQTASAVVQHMSLGVYGFGCEDSLNHLLNYVWPNVFETSPHVIQAVMGALEGLRVAIGPCRMLQYCLQGLFHPARKVRDVYWKIYNSIYIGSQDALIAHYPRIYNDDKNTYIRYELDYIL; the protein is encoded by the exons ACCCCTGGACATACCCCTTCCTTAAGATGGGATGAGACACCAGGTCGTGCAAAGGGAAGTGAGACCCCTGGAGCAACCCCCGGCTCAAAAATATGGGATCCTACACCTAGTCACACACCAGCGGGAGCTGCTACTCCGGGACGTGGGGACACACCTGGCCATGCGACACCAGGCCATGGAGGCGCAACTTCGAGTGCTCGTAAAAACAGATGGGATGAGACCCCCAAAACAGAAAGAG atactCCTGGACATGGTAGTGGATGGGCTGAGACCCCTCGAACAGATCGAGGTGGAGATTCAATTGGTGAAACACCAACTCCTGGAGCCAGTAAAAGAAAGTCACGTTGGGATGAAACACCAGCCAGTCAGATGGGTGGAAGCACTCCTGTTCTGACCCCTGGAAAGACACCAATTGGCACACCAGCCATGAACATGGCTACCCCTACTCCAG GTCACATAATGAGTATGACTCCTGAACAGCTTCAGGCTTGGCGGTGGGAAAGAGAAATTGATGAGAGAAATCGCCCACTTTCTGATGAGGAATTAGATGCTATGTTTCCAGAAGGATACAAG GTACTTCCCCCTCCAGCTGGTTATGTTCCTATTCGAACTCCAGCTCGGAAGCTGACAGCAACTCCAACACCTTTGGGTGGCATGACTGGTTTCCACATGCAAACTGAAGATAGGACGATGAAAAGCGTTAATGACCAACCATCTGgaaatcttccatttttaaaacccGATGATATTCAGTACTTTGATAAACTTTTG GTTGATGTTGATGAATCAACACTTAGTCCAGAagagcaaaaagagagaaaaataatgaaactgcttttaaaaattaagaatggaaCACCTCCAATGAGAAAG gCCGCGTTGCGTCAGATCACTGATAAAGCTCGAGAATTTGGAGCTGGTCCTTTGTTTAATCAGATTCTTCCTCTCCTGATGTCTCCTACACTTGAGGATCAGGAGCGTCATTTACTTGTGAAAGTTATTGATCGAATATTATACAAACTTGATGACTTAGTTCGACCATATGTGCACAAG atccTCGTGGTCATTGAACCATTGTTGATTGATGAAGATTACTATGCCAGAGTGGAAGGTCGAGAGATTATTTCTAATTTGGCAAAG GCTGCTGGTCTGGCTACTATGATCTCTACCATGAGACCTGATATTGATAACATGGATGAGTATGTCCGTAACACAACAGCTAGAGCTTTTGCTGTTGtagcctctgccctgggcattCCTTCATTGTTGCCCTTCTTAAAAGCTGTGTGTAAAAGCAAGAAGTCCTGGCAAGCGAGACACACTGGTATTAAGATTGTTCAGCAGATCGCTATTCTTATGGGCTGTGCCATCTTGCCACATCTCAGAAGTCTAGTCGAAATCATTGAGCATG GTCTTGTGGATGAGCAACAGAAAGTTCGGACAATTAGTGCTTTGGCCATTGCTGCCTTGGCTGAAGCTGCAACTCCGTATGGTATTGAGTCTTTTGATTctgtgttaaagcctctgtggAAGGGTATCCGCCAACACAGAGGAAAG ggtCTGGCTGCTTTCTTAAAAGCTATTGGGTATCTCATTCCTCTTATGGATGCAGAATATGCCAACTACTATACCAGAGAAGTGATGCTGATCCTCATTCGAGAATTTCAGTCTCctgatgaagaaatgaagaaaattgtGCTGAAG gTGGTAAAGCAGTGTTGTGGAACAGATGGTGTAGAAGCAAACTACATCAAAACAGAGATTCTTCCGCCTTTTTTTAAACACTTCTGGCAACACCGAATGGCTTTGGATAGAAGAAATTACCGTCAG ttAGTTGATACTACTGTGGAGTTGGCAAACAAAGTAGGTGCGGCAGAAATTATATCTAGGATTGTGGATGATCTGAAAGATGAAGCTGAACAGTACAGAAAAATGGTGATGGAGACAATTGAGAAGATTATGGGCAACTTGGGAGCCGCAGATATTGATCATAAACTTGAAGAACAGCTGATTGACGGCATTCTTTATGCATTCCAGGAGCAGACTACAGAG gacTCAGTAATGTTGAATGGCTTTGGCACAGTGGTCAATGCTCTCGGCAAACGAGTCAAACCTTACTTGCCTCAGATCTGTGGTACAGTTTTGTGGCGTTTAAATAACAAATCGGCAAAAGTTAGGCAACAGGCAGCCGACCTGATCTCTCGAACTGCTGTTGTCATGAAGACTTGTCAAGAG gAAAAATTGATGGGGCACTTGGGCGTTGTTTTGTATGAATATTTGGGTGAAGAGTACCCTGAAGTATTGGGCAGCATTCTTGGAGCACTGAAGGCCATTGTAAATGTAATAG GTATGCATAAGATGACCCCACCAATTAAGGATCTCCTGCCTAGACTCACCCCCATCTTAAAGAACAGGCATGAAAAAGTACAAGAGAATTGTATCGATCTTGTCGGACGTATTGCTGACAG ggGAGCTGAATATGTGTCTGCGAGAGAATGGATGAGGATTTGCTTTGAGCTTTTGGAGCTCTTAAAAGCTCACAAAAAAGCTATTCGGAGAGCCACAGTCAACACATTTGGCTACATTGCAAAGGCCATTGG CCCTCATGATGTTTTGGCTACACTTTTAAATAACCTTAAAGTTCAGGAAAGGCAGAACAGAGTTTGTACCACTGTAGCAATAGCTATCGTCGCAGAAACATGTTCACCCTTCACAGTACTACCTGCCTTAATGAATGAATACAGAGTTCCTGAGCTGAATGTTCAAAACGGAGTGTTAAAATCACTTTCCTTCTTATTTGAATATATTGGTGAAATGGGAAAGGACTACATTTATGCTGTAACACCATTGCTTGAAGATGCTTTAATGGATAG GGACCTTGTACACAGGCAGACGGCTAGTGCGGTGGTGCAGCACATGTCACTCGGGGTGTATGGATTTGGTTGTGAAGATTCACTGAATCACTTGTTGAACTATGTATGGCCCAATGTGTTTGAGACCTCTCCACATGTGATTCAGGCGGTTATGGGAGCCCTGGAGGGCCTGAGAGTTGCTATCGGACCATGTAGAATGTTGCAGTATTGTTTACAG GGTCTGTTTCACCCGGCCCGGAAAGTCAGAGACGTGTACTGGAAGATTTACAACTCCATCTACATTGGTTCTCAGGACGCGCTCATAGCACATTACCCAAGAATCTACAATGATGATAAGAACACCTATATTCGTTATGAACTTGACTATATCTTATAA